From one Candidatus Chlorobium masyuteum genomic stretch:
- a CDS encoding YifB family Mg chelatase-like AAA ATPase, translating into MLSTLNAAALIGIDAMQVAVETNVTGGIPSFTVVGLPDNAIRESRERILTAIRNSGFDIPPKKITVNLAPADIKKEGTAFDLPIAIGLLGSLNLISHRFENTLILGELALDGSVRRINGALPVAIMAGKEKIKRLIVPQANAAEAAVAVSASNATIKVYGVETLNGTVELVNGRSEQAPVTVNVAELFEREPEYPVDFADIKGQGAAKKALEIAAAGGHNVIMIGPPGSGKTMLAKGLPGILPPLSFEESLETTKIYSVANLLELQRPLMVTRPFRSPHHTTSNIALIGGGSNAKPGEVSLAHNGILFLDELPEFTRNALEVLRQPLEDREVTVSRISITTRYPAGFMLIAAMNPSPAGALKDRDGNLTATPPQIQRYLSKISGPLLDRIDIHIDVPKVENTELFSTSTAENSQTIRKRVIEARKIQLERFNGTPTIYTNAQMNAKMIKLFCRLDTESSQKLMDAMNRLNLSARAHDRILKVSRTIADLEGSEKIAMKHLIQGIQYRNLDRDFWSF; encoded by the coding sequence ATGCTCTCCACCCTCAACGCGGCAGCCCTGATTGGCATTGACGCCATGCAAGTGGCGGTCGAAACCAATGTAACCGGAGGGATTCCCTCGTTTACGGTCGTGGGACTTCCGGACAATGCCATCCGCGAGAGCCGGGAGCGGATTCTCACCGCAATCAGAAATTCAGGCTTTGATATACCTCCGAAAAAAATCACGGTCAATCTTGCCCCGGCCGATATAAAAAAAGAGGGGACGGCCTTTGATCTTCCGATTGCCATCGGACTGCTCGGCTCACTCAACCTCATAAGCCACCGGTTTGAAAACACACTGATTCTCGGTGAACTTGCCCTTGACGGTTCGGTACGAAGAATCAACGGAGCGCTGCCGGTTGCGATCATGGCCGGAAAAGAGAAAATTAAACGGCTGATCGTGCCGCAGGCCAATGCTGCCGAAGCCGCTGTGGCCGTCTCGGCATCAAATGCAACCATCAAGGTTTACGGTGTGGAAACCCTCAACGGTACCGTTGAGCTTGTGAACGGCAGAAGTGAACAGGCTCCTGTTACCGTAAATGTCGCAGAGCTCTTTGAGCGGGAACCGGAATACCCGGTTGATTTTGCCGATATCAAGGGGCAGGGGGCGGCAAAAAAAGCGCTTGAAATTGCCGCAGCAGGAGGCCATAACGTCATCATGATCGGCCCTCCGGGGAGTGGAAAAACCATGCTGGCCAAGGGATTGCCGGGAATTCTCCCTCCGTTGAGCTTTGAAGAGTCCCTTGAGACCACCAAAATCTACTCGGTAGCCAACCTGCTGGAACTGCAACGACCGCTCATGGTCACCCGTCCTTTCCGCAGTCCCCACCATACCACAAGCAATATTGCGCTTATCGGCGGAGGTTCAAATGCAAAACCGGGAGAGGTCAGTCTTGCTCATAACGGTATTCTTTTTCTTGATGAACTGCCTGAATTCACCCGTAACGCCCTCGAAGTACTCCGTCAGCCGCTTGAAGACCGGGAGGTGACCGTTTCAAGAATATCCATCACGACACGCTATCCGGCAGGATTTATGCTTATTGCGGCCATGAACCCGAGCCCGGCGGGCGCCCTTAAGGACCGTGACGGAAACCTGACGGCAACTCCTCCGCAGATCCAGCGATATCTCTCCAAAATTTCCGGCCCCCTGCTCGACCGCATTGACATTCACATTGATGTCCCGAAAGTCGAGAACACCGAGCTCTTTTCAACATCGACAGCCGAAAACTCGCAAACAATCCGCAAACGGGTCATTGAGGCAAGAAAGATCCAGCTTGAGCGGTTCAACGGAACGCCAACAATCTATACCAATGCCCAGATGAATGCGAAAATGATCAAACTCTTCTGCCGTCTCGACACCGAAAGTTCACAAAAACTCATGGATGCCATGAACCGCCTCAACCTTTCAGCAAGGGCTCACGACCGTATTCTGAAAGTAAGCCGCACTATCGCCGACCTTGAGGGCTCCGAGAAGATAGCGATGAAGCATCTCATACAGGGGATACAGTACCGCAACCTTGACCGCGATTTCTGGAGCTTCTGA
- a CDS encoding DcaP family trimeric outer membrane transporter, with protein MKARGTFRYALLAGILFSAAHGLAAEPSGSTTAIEARISTLERELAELKALVKSSAPTSEKPVTSTPLTVSSASGAKVQLYGFARLDGAYDSGKINPGNTAMWVRPENLNNNDGEWNMTAGATRIGINLSGPDTKSIKLSGNIEMDFFGGGTENNQIPRLRHGYLKAYWPASDFSILAGQTWDVNSSLIPFVDDPALMWNGGNIGSRHPQFRLTKGFSAGEKGHVELSAAAARTIGETNTLADTWNTDPGKDAAIPAIQGRIAWSGPVLLSNQPATVALSGHYAEEEWDTDKAGTHQTVDSWSCSVELSMPVSRKLTLAGEYFTGTNLDDYLGGIGQGVNTATLREIRSSGGWGAIRYTPSPSITINMGGGIDDPRDSDLPAGGRKVNGTIFANIINKITPDLILGIQLSEWRTGYLNSGTSDALRAQSSLTYKF; from the coding sequence ATGAAAGCAAGGGGAACTTTCCGGTATGCACTGCTTGCCGGCATACTTTTTTCCGCCGCACACGGCCTGGCTGCAGAACCTTCAGGGAGTACAACTGCCATAGAGGCGCGCATCAGCACTCTTGAGCGTGAGCTTGCCGAACTGAAGGCTCTCGTAAAGAGCAGTGCTCCAACGTCAGAAAAACCTGTAACAAGCACTCCCCTTACGGTATCGTCAGCTTCCGGAGCAAAGGTGCAGCTCTACGGCTTTGCCCGCCTTGACGGCGCATACGATTCAGGAAAAATCAATCCCGGCAACACCGCCATGTGGGTTCGTCCAGAGAATCTGAACAACAATGACGGGGAGTGGAATATGACCGCGGGTGCAACACGTATCGGCATAAATCTGAGCGGTCCGGATACGAAGAGCATAAAACTCTCGGGCAACATCGAAATGGACTTTTTTGGCGGAGGAACGGAAAACAACCAGATTCCCCGACTCCGTCACGGCTATCTGAAGGCATACTGGCCTGCATCGGATTTCAGCATTCTTGCCGGCCAGACGTGGGATGTCAACTCATCGCTTATTCCATTTGTGGATGACCCTGCGCTGATGTGGAACGGCGGCAATATCGGCTCCCGTCATCCACAGTTCCGGCTGACCAAAGGATTTTCTGCCGGCGAAAAAGGTCATGTGGAACTCTCCGCAGCCGCAGCAAGAACGATCGGAGAGACAAACACTCTTGCCGATACATGGAACACCGATCCGGGGAAGGATGCAGCGATTCCGGCAATCCAGGGCCGCATCGCCTGGTCGGGACCGGTTCTGTTGAGTAATCAGCCGGCAACCGTTGCACTCTCGGGCCACTACGCAGAGGAGGAGTGGGACACCGATAAAGCAGGAACGCATCAAACAGTTGACTCATGGTCATGCAGTGTTGAACTCTCCATGCCGGTGAGCCGGAAACTGACACTGGCCGGTGAATACTTTACCGGCACAAACCTTGACGACTATCTCGGCGGTATCGGTCAGGGCGTCAACACCGCAACACTGAGGGAGATCCGTTCCAGTGGAGGATGGGGGGCCATAAGGTACACGCCATCTCCATCAATCACCATCAATATGGGTGGAGGTATTGACGACCCCAGGGATAGTGACCTTCCCGCAGGGGGCAGAAAAGTGAACGGGACCATTTTCGCCAACATCATCAATAAAATCACACCGGACCTTATTCTCGGCATTCAGCTTTCAGAGTGGCGGACCGGATATCTGAACTCAGGAACCTCCGATGCCCTGCGTGCACAGAGCTCCCTGACCTACAAATTTTAG
- the sppA gene encoding signal peptide peptidase SppA: MRSSHSLPDRFVLNLQLSGDLSEIRDESSSLPFLSSGAPLALQELLFILDQAAADERVSEVLLEIGGLHASPAKICELRSSIEKVRSGGKKVTAFLSSAEDSDYLLASACDTIVMERGGYLLLDGLKAETLFYTTPLGKIGIRFQAAQWKQYKSGIEPFVRTGASREYFEQIGGLLDEVYDDYLGYASRRRGISRDSLSGIIDRIALISDSRAKTLGLVDSAASSWELKRAMNRKITGKEPTGENDALVSGGEYRSAVDWPMKGDGDERIALITLSGPIVRTAGESALGMGEGVDVESLRHSLDAALDDKKVKALVLRIDSPGGDALASAEMLQMLDSAAVKKPLVVSMSGVAASGGYMAALAGKTVFASPLTITGSIGVYALKPEISALVAKTGLGRDVVTRGRLADANSPFKPLDKEAYRKFVAASGEIYDDFIGKVARSRRMPLTEVDSVAGGRVWSGTRALKAGLVDRTGGLFDAIHAARLLAKMDMSKTPRIILYPEQKSWIEMLVQGNSAGLPGMFSAAFKKQLMQEFLPVRHLSSIAAFYETLMLSGRVHMMAMMPSEIIIE; this comes from the coding sequence TTGCGCTCTTCACATTCTCTGCCCGACCGTTTTGTGCTGAATCTTCAGCTTTCAGGTGATCTCAGCGAGATACGGGATGAAAGCAGCTCTCTGCCGTTTCTCTCCTCCGGAGCACCGCTTGCGCTGCAGGAGCTGCTCTTTATCCTTGACCAGGCGGCGGCTGATGAGCGGGTGAGTGAGGTGCTGCTTGAAATCGGAGGGTTGCACGCATCGCCGGCAAAAATCTGTGAGTTGCGCAGCTCGATTGAAAAGGTGCGTTCAGGGGGTAAAAAAGTTACGGCCTTTTTGAGTTCGGCGGAGGATAGTGATTATCTGCTTGCTTCGGCATGCGACACTATTGTAATGGAACGGGGAGGCTATCTTCTGCTTGACGGACTGAAAGCCGAAACACTTTTTTATACCACACCACTTGGAAAGATCGGCATCAGGTTTCAGGCAGCTCAGTGGAAGCAGTACAAGAGCGGTATCGAACCTTTTGTAAGAACCGGGGCGAGCCGTGAGTATTTTGAACAGATCGGCGGGCTGCTTGATGAGGTCTATGATGATTACCTTGGTTATGCATCCCGGCGGCGAGGAATCAGCCGCGATTCACTCAGCGGGATTATTGACCGGATTGCCCTGATCTCCGATTCCAGGGCAAAAACACTCGGACTGGTTGACTCCGCAGCTTCGAGCTGGGAGTTGAAGCGCGCCATGAACAGAAAAATAACAGGCAAAGAGCCGACCGGAGAGAACGATGCCCTGGTCTCCGGCGGAGAGTATCGTTCTGCAGTTGATTGGCCGATGAAGGGGGATGGTGATGAGCGTATTGCTCTGATAACGCTTTCCGGTCCGATTGTTCGCACTGCGGGTGAAAGCGCTCTCGGTATGGGAGAGGGCGTTGATGTGGAGAGTCTGAGGCACTCGCTCGATGCGGCCCTTGATGACAAAAAGGTCAAGGCTCTTGTGCTGCGCATCGACAGCCCCGGTGGAGATGCCCTCGCGTCGGCGGAGATGCTCCAGATGCTTGACTCTGCTGCCGTTAAAAAACCGCTTGTGGTCTCCATGTCGGGTGTGGCTGCTTCAGGCGGCTATATGGCAGCTCTTGCAGGGAAAACGGTTTTCGCTTCACCGCTTACCATTACCGGTTCCATCGGTGTTTATGCGCTCAAGCCCGAGATCAGCGCTCTTGTTGCAAAAACAGGTCTTGGTCGTGATGTGGTGACCAGGGGACGCCTGGCTGATGCCAATAGCCCTTTCAAACCGCTTGATAAAGAGGCCTACCGGAAATTTGTGGCAGCTTCAGGTGAGATCTATGATGATTTTATAGGCAAAGTTGCACGCTCAAGGAGAATGCCGCTGACGGAGGTTGACAGCGTTGCCGGGGGACGTGTCTGGAGCGGAACCCGGGCTCTGAAGGCGGGTCTGGTTGACCGTACCGGAGGACTCTTTGATGCCATTCATGCGGCCCGGCTTCTTGCAAAGATGGATATGAGCAAAACCCCCCGGATCATTCTTTATCCCGAACAGAAGAGCTGGATCGAAATGCTCGTACAGGGAAACAGTGCCGGGCTCCCGGGCATGTTCAGTGCGGCATTTAAAAAACAGCTCATGCAGGAGTTCCTTCCCGTCCGCCATCTCTCCTCAATTGCGGCGTTCTATGAGACGCTGATGCTCTCGGGCAGGGTGCATATGATGGCGATGATGCCCTCAGAGATTATTATTGAATGA
- a CDS encoding ABC transporter ATP-binding protein codes for MKLPRRLLSVSDLRVQFFQSQSGGFAKPLPIKVVNGVSFDVFEGETLGLVGESGCGKTTLGRALIRLGHAAVSGRIVFDDREISSISNREFRTLRKEIQMIFQDPFGSLNPRLTVGQMLGEVLAVHNIARKESARKRIEELLDVVGLQREYFNRYPHEFSGGQRQRLGIARALAVNPKFIICDEPVSALDVSIQSQIINLLKDLQRELGLTYLFIAHDLSVVEYISDRVAVMYLGKIVEIARSGELYANPKHPYTRALLSAIPSPDLGGKKERIILKGDLPGPMHIPSGCSFHPRCPVAMPECRQKEPQLKVIDNSDGHQVSCLLYE; via the coding sequence ATGAAGCTTCCACGGCGGTTACTCTCGGTCAGCGATCTGAGGGTACAATTTTTTCAGAGTCAGAGCGGGGGTTTTGCTAAACCCCTGCCGATCAAGGTGGTTAACGGGGTCTCTTTTGATGTTTTTGAGGGGGAGACACTCGGACTGGTCGGAGAGTCCGGTTGTGGTAAAACAACGCTCGGGAGGGCTCTGATCCGCCTCGGTCATGCCGCAGTATCGGGCAGGATCGTGTTTGACGACCGGGAGATCTCCTCGATCAGCAACCGTGAGTTCCGGACGCTGCGCAAGGAGATCCAGATGATCTTTCAGGATCCGTTCGGATCACTCAATCCCCGCTTGACCGTCGGGCAGATGCTTGGTGAAGTTCTCGCTGTCCATAATATTGCCCGCAAAGAGAGTGCCCGAAAGAGAATTGAGGAGCTGCTCGATGTTGTGGGTTTGCAGAGGGAGTATTTCAATCGCTATCCCCATGAGTTTTCAGGCGGGCAGCGTCAGCGGCTCGGCATTGCGCGGGCGCTTGCGGTCAATCCGAAATTCATTATCTGTGATGAGCCGGTCTCGGCGCTTGATGTTTCAATTCAGTCGCAGATCATCAATCTGCTTAAGGATCTTCAGCGGGAGCTGGGGCTGACCTATCTCTTCATTGCCCACGATCTGTCGGTTGTTGAATATATTTCCGACAGGGTTGCGGTCATGTACCTCGGAAAGATAGTTGAAATTGCCCGATCCGGCGAGCTCTATGCCAATCCAAAACATCCCTATACCCGGGCACTTCTTTCGGCAATTCCCTCTCCGGATCTCGGCGGGAAAAAAGAGCGGATTATTCTGAAGGGTGATCTGCCCGGACCAATGCATATCCCTTCAGGGTGCAGTTTTCATCCGCGTTGTCCCGTTGCCATGCCGGAGTGCCGGCAGAAGGAGCCTCAACTCAAGGTGATTGATAACAGTGATGGCCATCAGGTAAGTTGCCTCTTATATGAATAG
- the rsmI gene encoding 16S rRNA (cytidine(1402)-2'-O)-methyltransferase, with the protein MPSEQLHSGTLYVVATPLGNLEDITLRAVKTLQQCDAIACEDTRRASILLKNLEISGKKLISYHNYNEPRAIGQIIALLEEGSDVALTTDAGTPVISDPGYAMLQALHQRGFKVIPIPGPSALTAALSVCPLPVNNFFFAGFLPHKKGRKTRLEQLAGLHVSIVLYESPFRIMKLLDEIEKVMADARIFIGREMTKIHEEYITGTIEEIRLHLTEAKRRGEFVVIVHPADKKSNKSEEHHADHY; encoded by the coding sequence TTGCCATCAGAACAGCTACATAGCGGAACACTTTACGTTGTTGCAACTCCTCTCGGAAATCTCGAAGATATTACCCTGAGAGCAGTTAAAACACTTCAGCAGTGCGACGCTATCGCCTGTGAAGATACTCGCCGGGCATCAATTCTGCTTAAAAATCTTGAGATTTCAGGCAAAAAGCTCATCAGTTACCATAACTACAATGAGCCGAGAGCTATCGGACAGATTATCGCCCTGCTTGAAGAGGGCTCGGATGTCGCACTTACCACCGATGCCGGCACACCCGTGATCAGCGACCCCGGATACGCCATGCTGCAAGCCCTTCACCAGAGAGGATTCAAGGTCATTCCGATTCCCGGCCCGAGCGCTTTAACCGCCGCTCTGTCGGTATGCCCGCTCCCGGTCAACAACTTTTTTTTTGCAGGATTTCTTCCTCATAAAAAAGGGCGTAAAACCCGGCTTGAACAGCTTGCCGGGCTCCATGTTTCGATTGTCCTCTACGAGTCCCCGTTCAGAATCATGAAACTGCTTGACGAGATTGAAAAGGTCATGGCGGATGCCCGGATTTTTATAGGACGGGAGATGACAAAAATACATGAAGAGTATATCACCGGAACTATTGAAGAGATCCGCCTCCACCTGACCGAAGCAAAGAGACGGGGGGAATTTGTCGTTATTGTTCACCCCGCAGACAAAAAATCAAACAAATCAGAAGAGCACCATGCAGATCATTACTGA
- the panC gene encoding pantoate--beta-alanine ligase, with product MQIITEPAQMQLIAEKLRLNRQLVGVVMTMGALHEGHLSLVKLAQECAGTVILTIFVNPRQFGLNEDLHRYPRPFEKDVALAKAAGVDYLFAPEAETIYPENFSTTVQCGALAERLEGAQRPGHFNGVATVVTKLFHITKPHVAIFGEKDAQQLAIIRTLAGDLNLDIKIVGAPVIREENGLAVSSRNIYLTSEERRDAAVLHRGILHAEKRVAEGETKLHTIAGEIMEMISSTPGFRADYVEFVDEEGFEPAETAGKGKEYRLLLAAWAGSVRLIDNGRIHA from the coding sequence ATGCAGATCATTACTGAACCCGCTCAGATGCAGCTCATAGCCGAAAAGCTTCGCCTCAACCGGCAGCTTGTCGGTGTGGTCATGACCATGGGCGCACTGCATGAAGGACATCTGAGTCTGGTGAAACTCGCACAGGAGTGTGCGGGAACAGTCATTCTTACGATTTTTGTCAACCCCCGTCAGTTCGGACTGAACGAAGACCTGCACCGCTATCCGAGGCCTTTCGAGAAGGATGTCGCTCTCGCCAAAGCTGCCGGAGTCGACTACCTCTTTGCTCCGGAAGCAGAAACCATCTACCCCGAAAACTTTTCAACAACCGTTCAGTGCGGAGCTCTCGCAGAACGACTTGAAGGTGCGCAGCGGCCCGGCCATTTCAACGGCGTTGCCACGGTTGTCACCAAACTCTTCCATATTACCAAACCGCATGTGGCCATTTTTGGTGAAAAAGATGCGCAGCAGCTCGCAATTATACGAACACTGGCAGGCGATCTCAATCTTGACATCAAGATTGTCGGAGCCCCCGTCATCAGGGAGGAAAACGGCCTGGCGGTAAGCTCCAGAAACATCTACCTTACAAGTGAGGAACGCCGTGATGCGGCCGTTCTCCACAGAGGAATCCTTCATGCCGAAAAGCGGGTTGCTGAGGGTGAAACAAAACTGCATACCATTGCCGGAGAGATCATGGAGATGATCTCCTCAACCCCCGGCTTTCGTGCGGATTATGTTGAATTTGTTGATGAAGAAGGGTTTGAACCGGCTGAAACCGCCGGGAAGGGAAAGGAGTACCGGCTGCTGCTTGCCGCATGGGCAGGAAGCGTCCGACTGATCGATAACGGGAGAATCCATGCATAG